GCGGATTACAGCTTCGGGGCGTTCGCCGAAGACCTGCCCGATCCCGGCTACCCCGGCTGCCGATCCGGCGACTACGTGCGCTGGCACGCACCCTGGGTGGACTTCACCACGGTCCCCGCCGCGGTGAACCGGCCGTTCACCGCGTTCGGACCGGACTACACAAGACTGCCCGCCGTGTCGTTCGTGATCCCGAACATGTGCCACAACATGCACGACTGCGACACCGTAACTGCCGATGCCTGGCTCCGGGCGCACCTGAGCGCATATGCGAGCTGGGCCGCCACGCACAACGGCCTGCTCGTGGTGACGTTCGACGAGGCCGAAGACACCTCGGCGACGAACGGGATACCGCTGAGCCTGACCGGTCCGATGATCCGGCCGGGCACGTACGCGGAGCCGGTGAACCACTACCGGTTGCTGCGGACGCTGGAAGCCATGTACGGCTTGCCCGCACTGGGCCACGCCGCCGACACGAAACCGATCAGCGATGTCTGGCGTCCCTGACCCGGGGAACGGGCGCGGCGACCGTCGCGACCGTCCACAGCGGAATCGGAAATGGGCGATCCCCGAAGCCGGGGGCGCTCTCGCCGCAGCGCGCCGGCGCGCGCTCGCTCTCGCCGGGCCGCTGGCCCGTCCCATCGGGTCGCTCGTCGCCGTCCGCACGCAGGCACCGGAAGTCGTCCTGACGTTCGACGACGGGCCTGAACCCGGGGGGACCGACCGCGTGCTCTCGGTGTTGTCGGACCACGCCGCGACGGCGACGTTCTTCGTGCTCGTCGACCGCGCCCGGCGGCACCGCTCGCTGGTGCGCGACGTGCTGGCGGGCGGCCACGAGATCGGCCTGCACGGGATGGATCACCAGAGGCTGTCGCGGCTACCATCCGCCGTCGTGCGCACGCTGCTCGCCTCCGCCACGGCAGAGCTCGAGGACCTCCTCGGCACCCAGATCCGCTGGTTTCGACCTCCCTACGGTGCCCAGACGCCGGTGGTGTGGCGCGCGGCCCGCCGGCAGGGACTCACGTCCGTCCTCTGGGGCCCCTGCGCCTGGGACTGGCTCGACCGCCCGCCCGAACTCCTCGCCGCGCAGGCGTTGCGTGGGCTCGGACCCGGTGCGGTGCTACTGGCCCACGACGGGCACGCGGGGCCCGAAGACGGTGCGGACGACGGTCCACGGCCCGCGTTCGATCGCGGTGACCTGGTCCGGCGGGTGCTGGCCGGCCTCGACGAACGCGGGCTTCGGGGACGCTCCCTGTCCGACGTCCTGGCCACGGGCGAAGCCCGGACCGTGCCGTGGTTCCTCCGATGAACCGCGCCCGGATCGCCGGAGTGGTCGCGGTTCTGCTCGCCGCGGTGCTGACCGGCTGCTCCCCCGCTTCGCGCAATGGGGTCCCGGCTCCGGAACCCATCGTGGGGGTGACCCACACCCAGGAAAGCGCGGACGACTACCCCGCGGGGCAGGTGGTCGCCGCGACCACGACCCTCGCCCGCCACCCGATGCTCCAGAACCAATATCTGATGGGCTGGGGTGCGGACAACCCCGAACCCTCGCCGGCGGTGTTCGACTGGTCCTCCTTGGACCAGCGGATGAACCTGATCAGGCAGACCCGCGGCGTACCCGTCCTCACCCTCGCCGGCGCGCCGGACTGGATGAAGGGCGGTCCAGCCGGCACCACCGACTGGAGCCGCCTGAACACCGCACCCACCCGTGCGCACTACGGGGACTTCGCCGCACTCGCCGCCGCCGCGGCGGCGCGCTATCCGCAGGTGCGGTACTTCCAGGTGTGGAGCGAGCTGAAAGGCTTGTACGACGAGGCCGCGAACCGCTGGGACTACGAGGCCTACACCGAGCTGTACAACATGATCTACGACGCCGTGAAGAAAGTGCGCCCGGATGCACTGGTCGGTGGACCGTACGTGGTTCTCGACACCTGGTCGGCAGCGGGCACCCCGGCGCCCTCGGCTCTGTCCGGTCCGTGGGGTGTGGTCGACCAGCGCGCGCTCGACGTGATCGACTACTGGAACACGCACAAGCACGGCGCCGATTTCCTTGTCGTGGACGGGTCGAGCGGCACCCGGGACGCCGGTCTCACCACCGACGCGTTCCGCGCGACGGCGATGTTCGGCGCGGTCAGCAGCTGGCTTCGAGTCCGGGTCGGCCTGCCGGTGTGGTGGGCGGAGTTCTACCCCACGCAGCCCGGCGGACCACAGTGGTCGCAGGAAAGCCCGGCGCCGGCCGCATTGAGCGTGGCCGCTGTCGCCCAGGCGCTGCGCGGCGGGGCCGCCCGGCTGCTGCTGTGGCAGCCACAGGCTTCGGCCGACGTGCCTAGCGCGGCATTGTGGACGACGCCCACGGCGAACTCCGCTGCCGCGCTGCTGCCCCTCTCTGCGGCCTGGACCTGGCTCGCGGCCAACGTCGACACCCGGACCACGATCGACTATTTGCCGGCCGGCACAGTTCTCAAGATCATCGCGGACCGGGAAGTGCTCACCGTCAACCTCACCGCCGGCGAATTGATCCCACCGGGACAAAGCACGCCCTTGCCGGCATATGGAATACTGATCACTCCTCGCCGCTGATCGCCCACGGCCGGCGCACGAGGTTGAAAAATTGCCAGGCTCGATGTTACGGCCGCATAACGTTCAAGCTTTGACGATTCGGGCATATCAGCACCGTTTGCCCACACGGCGCGTGGCTACCGGCGCACGGTCTGGGATTGCCGCCAGCACAAAGTCCGATCAGGACTCCGAAATATGCAACCTGACCTGCGAAGCTCTCGTGCCCGCCAGGGCACCGTGATCGTCGCATGAGCCGCTCGCGCTTCCCGTTAATCGTCACCACTCCCGGCCGCCATTTCTTTTTCACCGTAACGGTCACCAATCGGTGTACGACACCCGTATATCACCTTAAATCTGGGGCAACTTAACGCAATGGATCAGCGCAGAATGAATCGAGAAGAGGAGCGTTCGATGGAACGGTGCGCGAATCCGAAGATCAGCATTGTGATTCCCGCGCGCAACGAGGCACGCAATCTGGAGGTGATCCTTCCGGAACTGCCCGAAGTCAACGAGGTTGTGCTGGTGGACGGGCATTCGGTGGACCAGACCGTCGAGGTCGCGCGCAAGGTGCTGCCCTCGATCGTGACGCTGACGCAGACCCGGCGCGGGAAAGGAAACGCACTGGCGTGTGGTTTCGAGGCTGCCTGCGGGGACATCATCGTGATGTTCGACGCCGACGGGTCAGCCGATCCGGCGGAGATTCCCGCCTTCGTGGAGACCTTGGTTCGGGGCGCCGACTTCGCGAAGGGGACCCGGTTCCACCGGCACGGTGGCAGCGACGACATCACCGCGTTGCGCCGAGCCGGTAACGCCGCGCTGAACGGGTTGACCAATGCCCTTTACCAGACGAGCTTCACGGATCTCTGCTACGGCTACAACGCGTTCTGGCGAGACATCGTGCCCCAGCTCAAGTTGCCACCGACCACCGTGCCCGCCCTCGCTTCGGGAGGCTTCTGGGGTGACGGGTTCGAGATCGAGACCGTGCTGAACTGCCGAGTGGTCGCAGCGGGGCTGAAGGTCGCCGAGGTACCCAGCTTCGAACGGACCCGAATATTCGGCGAGACCAACCTGCGTACGTTCGCCGACGGCCTCCGGATCCTTCGCACCATCTTCGCGGAACACCGGAGGTACCGAGCTCGGAAGAGATCGGGCCTGTCAGGTACCGGAGACTTGACCGCGCAGGAGATCGCGTGATGGCCTTTTCGGGGGAAGACCGCGAGCGCGCACCGGCGACGTCGGTCGTCGTCTGCGCTTACACGACCGCTCGGTGGCACACGATCCGCGCCGCCCTTGCCTCAGCCGCCGGACAGACCCCGGCGCCGCTGGAAGTGCTGCTGGTGGTCGATCACAACCCCGAACTGGCGCGCCGCGCTCGCGCCGAACTGCCCGGAATCAGAATTCTCGACAACGAAGGACCACGCGGCCTGTCCGGTGCCCGGAACACCGGGATCGACCACAGCGTCGGAGACGTCATCGCCTTCCTCGACGACGACGCCGCAGCCCTGCCCGGCTGGCTGGCGCACTTGCTGGCGCCATACGCGGATCCGGATGTCGTC
The sequence above is a segment of the Amycolatopsis sp. 2-15 genome. Coding sequences within it:
- a CDS encoding glycosyltransferase family 2 protein, yielding MDQRRMNREEERSMERCANPKISIVIPARNEARNLEVILPELPEVNEVVLVDGHSVDQTVEVARKVLPSIVTLTQTRRGKGNALACGFEAACGDIIVMFDADGSADPAEIPAFVETLVRGADFAKGTRFHRHGGSDDITALRRAGNAALNGLTNALYQTSFTDLCYGYNAFWRDIVPQLKLPPTTVPALASGGFWGDGFEIETVLNCRVVAAGLKVAEVPSFERTRIFGETNLRTFADGLRILRTIFAEHRRYRARKRSGLSGTGDLTAQEIA
- a CDS encoding alkaline phosphatase family protein, which produces MSARGRVATCVFLAATFAAACAPSTSDGPPTASPTTAPDTATGANAAVPRPSHVVVVVLENHGTEQVSSNSQAPYLNELAAAGARFTDATAITHPSQPNYLALFSGDPQGVTDDSCPHTFPGPNLARQLIDADYSFGAFAEDLPDPGYPGCRSGDYVRWHAPWVDFTTVPAAVNRPFTAFGPDYTRLPAVSFVIPNMCHNMHDCDTVTADAWLRAHLSAYASWAATHNGLLVVTFDEAEDTSATNGIPLSLTGPMIRPGTYAEPVNHYRLLRTLEAMYGLPALGHAADTKPISDVWRP
- a CDS encoding polysaccharide deacetylase family protein, with the protein product MSGVPDPGNGRGDRRDRPQRNRKWAIPEAGGALAAARRRALALAGPLARPIGSLVAVRTQAPEVVLTFDDGPEPGGTDRVLSVLSDHAATATFFVLVDRARRHRSLVRDVLAGGHEIGLHGMDHQRLSRLPSAVVRTLLASATAELEDLLGTQIRWFRPPYGAQTPVVWRAARRQGLTSVLWGPCAWDWLDRPPELLAAQALRGLGPGAVLLAHDGHAGPEDGADDGPRPAFDRGDLVRRVLAGLDERGLRGRSLSDVLATGEARTVPWFLR